In one window of uncultured Draconibacterium sp. DNA:
- a CDS encoding transketolase: MSKSIEVKAADNVRILAAAMVEKAKSGHPGGAMGGADFVNILYSEFLNYDPSDMTWANRDRFFLDPGHMSPMLYGILSLAGFYSMEDVANFRQWGSVTPGHPEVDVERGVENTSGPLGQGHVMAVGAAIAERFLVARFGEWMAHKTYTFISDGGIQEEISQGAGRIAGHLGLNNLIMFYDSNDIQLSTETDEVTTEDTEMKYKAWGWNVVTIVGNDADAIRKALKNAQTETEKPTLIIGKTIMGKGAITEDGASFESQCSTHGQPLSGAGASFAKTIENLGGDAENPFVIFDDVKEYYEKRKVELIEAAAAKKAEQEKWEAANPELAAKLKAFFSKEVPEIDYSKIEQKAGIATRGASATVLSVFAKEVENMIVSSADLSNSDKTDGFLKNTTSFKKGDFSGQFLQAGVCELTMAAVMNGMALHGGVIPACGTFFVFSDYMKPAARIAALQELPVKYIWTHDAFRVGEDGPTHQPVEQEAQIRLLEKLQNHSHKNSMLVLRPADGNETTVAWKMAMENTDTPTALILSRQGIKDVTTYETAQGATKGAYILQDCEGTPDVILLASGSEVSTLVDGAELLAKDGVKSRIVSVPSEGLFRTQSAEYQKEVLPAGVSKFGLTAGLPVTLEGLVGMDGKVFGLESFGFSAPAGVLDVKLGYTGENVYNQVKELLA; this comes from the coding sequence ATGAGTAAAAGTATTGAAGTTAAAGCAGCTGATAATGTTCGCATTCTGGCTGCTGCAATGGTTGAAAAAGCAAAATCGGGCCACCCTGGAGGAGCAATGGGCGGAGCAGATTTTGTAAACATCCTTTATTCTGAATTCCTTAATTACGATCCATCGGACATGACATGGGCAAACCGCGACCGTTTTTTCCTCGATCCGGGCCATATGTCTCCAATGCTTTACGGAATTTTATCATTGGCAGGTTTTTACAGCATGGAAGATGTTGCCAATTTCCGTCAGTGGGGAAGCGTAACTCCGGGACACCCTGAAGTTGATGTTGAGCGTGGTGTTGAAAACACATCAGGTCCACTTGGACAAGGCCATGTTATGGCAGTTGGGGCAGCCATTGCCGAGCGCTTTTTAGTAGCTCGTTTTGGCGAGTGGATGGCGCACAAAACATACACATTCATCTCTGATGGTGGTATTCAGGAAGAGATTTCGCAGGGTGCAGGCAGAATTGCTGGTCACCTTGGATTGAACAACCTGATTATGTTTTACGATTCAAACGACATTCAACTGTCGACAGAAACCGATGAGGTTACTACTGAAGACACTGAAATGAAATATAAAGCCTGGGGATGGAACGTTGTAACCATTGTTGGTAACGACGCTGATGCTATTCGTAAAGCTTTAAAAAATGCACAAACAGAAACTGAAAAACCAACCCTGATTATTGGTAAAACAATTATGGGTAAAGGTGCTATTACTGAAGATGGTGCAAGTTTCGAGAGCCAGTGTTCAACACACGGTCAGCCATTATCAGGTGCCGGTGCATCGTTTGCAAAAACAATTGAGAATTTGGGTGGAGATGCTGAAAATCCATTCGTAATTTTCGACGATGTAAAAGAATACTACGAAAAACGTAAAGTGGAGCTGATTGAAGCTGCAGCAGCGAAAAAAGCTGAGCAAGAAAAATGGGAAGCTGCAAATCCTGAATTGGCAGCAAAACTAAAAGCTTTCTTCTCTAAAGAAGTTCCGGAAATTGATTACAGCAAAATTGAACAAAAAGCAGGTATCGCAACACGTGGTGCTTCTGCAACTGTTCTTTCAGTATTTGCCAAAGAGGTTGAGAATATGATTGTGTCGTCTGCCGACCTTTCAAACTCAGACAAAACTGATGGTTTCCTAAAAAATACAACATCATTTAAAAAAGGTGATTTTAGCGGACAATTCCTGCAGGCAGGTGTTTGCGAGCTAACAATGGCTGCCGTTATGAACGGTATGGCATTGCACGGTGGAGTTATTCCGGCATGTGGTACTTTCTTCGTATTCAGCGACTATATGAAACCAGCAGCACGTATTGCAGCATTGCAGGAATTGCCGGTTAAATATATCTGGACTCACGATGCATTCCGTGTTGGAGAAGATGGTCCTACTCACCAGCCGGTTGAGCAGGAAGCACAAATTCGCCTGTTGGAGAAATTACAAAACCACAGCCACAAAAACTCAATGTTGGTATTGCGTCCGGCCGATGGTAACGAAACTACTGTTGCATGGAAAATGGCTATGGAAAATACGGATACCCCAACAGCGCTTATACTTTCGCGCCAAGGAATTAAAGACGTTACTACATACGAAACGGCTCAGGGAGCTACAAAAGGAGCCTACATCCTTCAGGATTGCGAAGGCACACCAGATGTTATTCTGTTGGCTAGCGGTTCGGAAGTAAGTACTTTGGTTGACGGTGCCGAATTATTGGCCAAAGACGGTGTAAAAAGCCGTATCGTTTCTGTTCCTTCTGAAGGTTTATTCCGTACACAAAGTGCTGAATACCAAAAAGAAGTTCTTCCTGCAGGAGTTAGTAAGTTCGGTTTAACTGCCGGATTGCCTGTAACACTTGAAGGACTGGTTGGAATGGACGGAAAAGTGTTTGGTCTTGAATCATTCGGATTTTCTGCTCCTGCCGGAGTATTGGATGTAAAACTGGGTTATACAGGAGAAAATGTATACAACCAGGTAAAAGAATTATTGGCATAA
- the dnaJ gene encoding molecular chaperone DnaJ, with translation MAKRDYYEVLGVGKDASPEEVKKAYRKKAIQYHPDKNPDDKEAEEKFKEAAEAYEVLSNPEKKQRYDQFGHAGMSGAAGGGGFSGGGFSDIEDIFSTFGDIFGGHFGGFGGFSGGGGRSRGGRRVSRGSDLRVKVKLNLQEIVNGVEKKIKVKKYVACQHCSGTGAKNGSSYSTCGTCGGAGQVTRVQNTLLGQMQTTSACPTCQGEGKMITDKCNHCAGEGVIREEEVINIKIPAGVGEGMQLNVSGKGNTGRRGGINGDLLVVITEADDQELVRDGNNLIYNLFLSFPEITLGTTSEIPTVDGKVKVKIEPGTQPEKILRLRGKGIPDVNGYGRGDLLVRVHVWIPKKLSNEEKRALEKLQDSPGFQDGPSAQERSFFQKMKDMFE, from the coding sequence ATGGCAAAAAGAGATTATTACGAAGTATTAGGAGTTGGCAAAGATGCTTCTCCCGAAGAAGTAAAAAAAGCTTATCGTAAAAAGGCAATCCAATATCACCCGGATAAAAACCCGGATGACAAGGAAGCTGAAGAGAAGTTTAAAGAAGCAGCTGAAGCCTACGAAGTACTCAGCAATCCCGAGAAAAAACAACGCTACGATCAGTTCGGACATGCAGGAATGAGCGGCGCTGCCGGTGGTGGCGGATTTAGTGGCGGTGGATTCTCCGACATTGAAGATATCTTCTCGACTTTTGGCGACATTTTTGGCGGACATTTTGGCGGTTTCGGTGGATTTAGCGGCGGCGGTGGCCGAAGCAGAGGAGGCCGAAGAGTAAGTCGTGGTTCCGATTTGCGTGTAAAAGTAAAGCTGAACCTCCAGGAAATTGTTAACGGCGTTGAGAAAAAGATAAAGGTAAAAAAATACGTGGCCTGCCAGCATTGTAGCGGAACCGGAGCTAAAAACGGCTCTTCGTACTCAACTTGCGGAACGTGTGGTGGCGCAGGCCAGGTAACACGTGTTCAGAATACCTTGCTGGGGCAAATGCAAACCACTTCGGCTTGTCCAACGTGCCAGGGCGAAGGAAAAATGATCACCGACAAATGTAATCACTGTGCCGGCGAAGGAGTTATTCGCGAGGAAGAAGTGATCAACATTAAAATTCCTGCAGGCGTTGGCGAAGGTATGCAGCTTAATGTTTCGGGTAAAGGGAATACCGGCCGACGTGGAGGTATTAATGGTGACTTGCTGGTGGTTATTACCGAAGCCGACGACCAGGAATTGGTGCGCGATGGAAATAACCTGATCTACAACCTATTCTTGTCGTTCCCGGAAATCACCTTGGGTACCACTTCCGAAATTCCAACGGTTGATGGCAAAGTGAAAGTAAAAATTGAGCCAGGTACGCAACCCGAAAAAATACTTCGCCTACGTGGAAAAGGTATTCCTGATGTAAATGGTTACGGTCGTGGCGACTTATTGGTTCGTGTGCATGTTTGGATTCCAAAGAAACTGAGCAACGAAGAAAAACGTGCGCTGGAGAAACTTCAGGATTCGCCCGGGTTTCAGGACGGACCTTCGGCACAGGAAAGATCATTCTTTCAGAAAATGAAAGACATGTTTGAGTAA
- a CDS encoding phosphoglycerate dehydrogenase — translation MFKIQTLNKIDPDGLKLFPLDNYEIASELPNPDAIVLRSFKMHDVEIPSSVKAVARAGAGVNNIPIEKCTEKGIVVFNTPGANANGVKEAVIAGMLMASRDYIGAANWAKTLIGQGDAVASLVEKGKKNFAGEEIKGKTLAVIGLGAIGVLAANAASALRMNVIGYDPYMSVKHALKLSREVQVVEGIQVLLQQADFITINIPLLPDTKGYINKDKFAMMKDGVKILNFARGGLVDHSDLKVAIESGKVAKYITDFPDEECLKLDNVISIPHLGASTKESETNCAIMAVEQMRDYLENGNIKNSVNFPAAELDRNGGSRILIANRNVPNMVSQISTVLAAEGLNIDNMLNKKRDDIAYNIIDVDTDKIDDSVKEKLLAIDGIFMVRLINA, via the coding sequence ATGTTTAAAATTCAAACTCTGAATAAGATTGACCCCGATGGTCTGAAACTATTCCCACTCGACAACTATGAGATTGCAAGCGAGCTTCCAAATCCGGATGCTATTGTTTTGCGCAGTTTTAAAATGCATGATGTTGAAATTCCATCGTCGGTAAAAGCGGTTGCAAGAGCCGGTGCGGGTGTAAATAATATTCCAATCGAGAAATGCACCGAAAAAGGAATCGTAGTTTTTAATACACCGGGAGCTAATGCCAATGGAGTAAAAGAGGCTGTAATTGCCGGAATGCTTATGGCATCGCGCGATTATATTGGCGCGGCTAACTGGGCAAAAACATTAATCGGACAGGGAGATGCTGTTGCGTCGTTAGTTGAAAAAGGCAAGAAAAACTTTGCCGGAGAAGAAATTAAGGGGAAAACACTGGCCGTAATAGGTTTGGGAGCAATTGGTGTTTTGGCAGCAAATGCAGCATCGGCGCTACGCATGAACGTAATTGGTTACGATCCATACATGTCGGTAAAACATGCACTGAAACTGAGTCGCGAAGTTCAAGTGGTTGAAGGTATTCAGGTATTGTTGCAACAAGCCGATTTTATTACCATCAACATTCCATTGTTACCCGATACTAAAGGATACATTAACAAAGACAAATTTGCCATGATGAAAGATGGCGTTAAAATTCTGAACTTTGCACGTGGAGGTCTCGTAGATCACAGCGATTTAAAAGTGGCTATCGAATCGGGTAAAGTAGCCAAATATATTACTGATTTCCCTGATGAAGAATGCCTGAAACTGGATAATGTAATTTCAATTCCACACTTAGGAGCTTCAACAAAAGAGTCGGAAACCAACTGTGCCATTATGGCCGTTGAACAAATGCGCGACTACCTGGAAAACGGTAACATTAAAAACTCGGTGAATTTCCCTGCTGCCGAATTGGATCGCAATGGTGGAAGCCGTATTCTGATTGCCAACCGTAATGTTCCGAATATGGTAAGCCAGATTTCAACTGTTTTGGCTGCCGAAGGATTGAACATTGATAATATGTTGAACAAAAAACGCGACGATATTGCCTATAACATTATCGACGTTGATACCGATAAAATTGACGACAGCGTAAAAGAAAAACTGTTAGCTATCGACGGCATTTTTATGGTTCGTCTGATTAATGCTTAA
- the grpE gene encoding nucleotide exchange factor GrpE: MAEEKVNKETEEEKDKATQVEDTATEKEEKADEKKDKKKKSKKDKKEEQLEELGEKLQELQDKHLRLQAEFDNFRRRTMKEKADLIKSGGESVIVNILPVIDDFERALDSMKHLEDEDAGKHGTALIYKKFQEFLKQNNVKEIEAQHADFDVDLHEAITKIPAPNEELKGKVVDVIQKGYCLNEKVIRFAKVVIGE; this comes from the coding sequence ATGGCGGAAGAAAAAGTAAACAAGGAAACAGAAGAAGAAAAAGATAAAGCAACTCAGGTTGAAGATACTGCTACCGAAAAGGAGGAGAAAGCAGACGAGAAGAAAGACAAGAAGAAGAAATCGAAAAAAGATAAAAAGGAAGAACAGTTGGAAGAATTGGGAGAAAAGCTTCAGGAACTTCAGGACAAACACCTCCGTTTGCAAGCTGAGTTTGATAACTTCAGAAGAAGAACGATGAAAGAAAAAGCTGACCTGATTAAATCAGGTGGCGAATCGGTTATCGTTAATATTCTTCCGGTTATTGATGATTTTGAGCGTGCGCTTGATTCAATGAAACACCTTGAAGATGAAGATGCAGGCAAACACGGAACAGCACTGATTTACAAGAAATTTCAAGAATTCCTGAAACAAAACAACGTGAAGGAAATTGAAGCTCAACACGCTGATTTTGATGTTGACCTACACGAAGCCATTACAAAAATTCCGGCGCCAAACGAGGAATTAAAAGGTAAAGTAGTTGATGTAATTCAAAAAGGTTATTGCTTAAACGAAAAGGTAATCCGGTTTGCCAAAGTTGTAATCGGAGAATAA
- a CDS encoding Crp/Fnr family transcriptional regulator encodes MEDFYSRYNFLEPELQEEILQVAVRKKFAQHETLIREGQFISSFPMVLKGLIRVSRTSEAGNELLLYYLQADEVCAMSLTCCMARQISEVNAIAEMDTEVLMIPVEMLDAWTSKYPLWKQYVMQTFQNRFRELINTLDAVAFLKLDERLIKFFIDRHKKSGVHTYSGTHQDLALQLNSSREVISRLLKKLEKNGKVSLSRNFIDFSGLL; translated from the coding sequence ATGGAAGATTTTTATTCAAGATACAATTTTCTCGAACCTGAACTACAGGAAGAAATTCTGCAAGTTGCCGTAAGAAAAAAGTTTGCACAACACGAAACATTAATTCGCGAAGGTCAGTTTATTTCCAGCTTTCCGATGGTGCTAAAAGGTCTCATTAGAGTTTCGCGCACCAGCGAGGCCGGCAACGAGTTGCTGCTTTATTACCTTCAGGCCGACGAAGTTTGTGCCATGTCGTTAACCTGCTGTATGGCCCGCCAAATTAGTGAAGTAAATGCCATTGCCGAAATGGATACCGAAGTACTCATGATTCCGGTTGAAATGCTGGATGCCTGGACAAGCAAATATCCGTTGTGGAAACAATATGTGATGCAAACCTTCCAAAACAGGTTTCGCGAACTAATAAATACACTTGATGCTGTTGCCTTTTTAAAACTCGATGAGCGTTTAATCAAATTTTTTATCGACCGACATAAAAAATCGGGCGTTCATACCTATTCAGGTACACATCAGGATCTGGCTCTTCAACTTAATTCATCGCGAGAAGTGATCTCGCGCCTGCTAAAAAAGCTGGAAAAAAACGGCAAAGTTTCACTTTCACGAAATTTTATTGATTTTTCTGGCCTTTTGTGA